In one window of Tellurirhabdus rosea DNA:
- a CDS encoding LytR/AlgR family response regulator transcription factor: MNVLIVEDEALAVQKLTKLLRETAPTLNVVGVTDGIETTVEWLTSHPSPDLIMMDIELSDGQSFEIFNLVEVDCPVIFTTSYDEHALRAFKGNSLDYLLKPIRRDELDQAVQKYLRIAARRVTSADIGHLVQDLRKQGSGHEVRTQFLVREGQRLIPVETAQIVCFYAEDGQTYLLTRNRIGYTVEYTLEQLEEMLDVTQFFRVNEQFIVAQSAITATHSSLNGKLKLELKPGPGREVLVSPDRVERFRIWKGN; the protein is encoded by the coding sequence ATGAATGTTCTGATTGTGGAAGACGAAGCCCTGGCCGTTCAGAAACTGACAAAACTGCTGAGGGAAACCGCACCGACGCTGAACGTGGTGGGAGTGACCGATGGCATCGAAACCACGGTCGAATGGCTGACCAGCCACCCGTCGCCCGATCTGATCATGATGGATATTGAGCTTTCGGACGGGCAAAGCTTCGAAATCTTCAACCTCGTGGAGGTAGACTGTCCGGTGATTTTCACCACTTCGTACGACGAACACGCTCTGCGCGCCTTCAAAGGCAACAGCCTCGACTACCTCCTGAAGCCCATCCGCCGCGACGAACTGGACCAGGCCGTGCAGAAATACCTCCGCATCGCCGCCCGCCGCGTCACTTCCGCCGATATTGGTCACCTGGTTCAGGACTTGCGCAAACAGGGCAGCGGCCATGAGGTCCGGACGCAGTTTCTGGTGCGCGAAGGCCAGCGGCTGATTCCGGTCGAAACGGCGCAGATCGTCTGTTTCTACGCCGAAGACGGGCAAACCTACCTGCTCACCCGCAACCGGATTGGGTACACCGTTGAGTACACGCTCGAACAACTGGAGGAAATGCTGGATGTGACGCAGTTTTTTCGGGTCAACGAACAGTTTATAGTGGCCCAGAGTGCGATCACGGCCACCCATTCCTCGCTGAACGGTAAGCTGAAACTGGAGCTGAAACCGGGACCGGGCCGCGAGGTGCTGGTGAGTCCCGACCGGGTAGAACGTTTCCGAATCTGGAAAGGAAACTGA
- a CDS encoding acyl carrier protein has protein sequence MSEIAQKVKAIIVEKLGVEESEVTPEASFTNDLGADSLDTVELIMEFEKEFNISIPDDQAENIGTVGQAVAYLEENVK, from the coding sequence ATGTCAGAAATTGCACAGAAGGTAAAGGCGATCATCGTCGAAAAACTGGGCGTTGAAGAGTCTGAAGTTACTCCGGAAGCAAGCTTCACCAATGACCTGGGCGCTGACTCACTGGACACGGTCGAGCTGATCATGGAGTTTGAGAAAGAATTCAACATCTCTATCCCGGACGACCAGGCGGAAAACATCGGCACCGTTGGTCAGGCAGTTGCCTACCTGGAAGAGAACGTAAAATAA
- a CDS encoding SDR family oxidoreductase, with amino-acid sequence MNPLIVVTGATKGIGRAVVETFMTGGYDAVVCARSEEDLSRMSEELTELMETLSDDPDERPKLHTLQADVSKRADLDRFVHFVHSLERPVDVLVNNAGVFLPGQIHNEAEGTLETQMETNLYSVYHLTRGLLSGMMERQRGHIFMMGSTASITAYPNGGSYCISKFALMGLTKVLREELKPHGVKVTILLPGATLTNSWAGTNLPESRFMEAEDVASVIWSACHLSAGAVVEEILLRPQLGDIK; translated from the coding sequence ATGAATCCATTGATAGTGGTTACCGGCGCTACAAAAGGCATTGGTCGGGCAGTGGTTGAAACCTTCATGACGGGCGGCTATGACGCCGTCGTCTGTGCCCGCAGCGAGGAAGACCTCAGCCGGATGAGCGAGGAACTGACCGAACTGATGGAAACCCTGAGCGACGACCCGGACGAGCGCCCTAAACTCCATACTCTGCAGGCCGACGTGTCGAAGCGGGCCGATCTTGACCGTTTTGTTCATTTTGTCCACTCCCTCGAACGGCCGGTAGACGTGCTGGTCAATAATGCCGGTGTGTTTCTGCCCGGACAAATCCACAACGAAGCGGAAGGCACGCTGGAAACGCAGATGGAAACCAACCTCTACAGCGTATACCACCTGACGCGCGGCCTGCTGAGCGGCATGATGGAACGGCAGCGGGGCCATATTTTTATGATGGGGTCCACCGCCAGCATCACCGCCTATCCCAACGGCGGCTCCTACTGCATCTCCAAATTTGCCCTCATGGGCCTCACCAAAGTCCTGCGCGAAGAACTCAAACCGCATGGCGTCAAAGTAACCATTCTCCTGCCCGGCGCCACCCTGACCAACAGCTGGGCCGGGACCAACCTGCCCGAATCCCGGTTCATGGAAGCCGAAGACGTCGCCAGTGTCATCTGGTCGGCCTGCCACCTCTCGGCCGGGGCGGTGGTGGAAGAAATCCTGTTACGGCCGCAGTTGGGGGATATAAAATGA
- the murB gene encoding UDP-N-acetylmuramate dehydrogenase, giving the protein MLSIQSHVSLKPYNTFGIDAKARYWVEIESREDLQTLLQLSEFLTIPKLILGGGSNILLTRNFDGLVVKNSISGIDVLREDDLHVYVRAGAGENWHQFVQFCVRNNLAGLENLSLIPGTVGAAPMQNIGAYGVEVEQAFEELEALNMNTGEVRTFRHADCRFGYRESIFKHEAKGLYIITHVTFRLDKTPTFHTSYGAIQETLAEMGISHDDLTIQAISEAVVRIRRSKLPDPAQIGNAGSFFKNPEIPKEQFDQLKAQHPDMPGYPIGEAAVKVPAGWLIERCGWKGKRVGNTGVHAKQALVLVNHGGATGEEIKALAKNVQTSVAEQFGIRLTPEVNFIE; this is encoded by the coding sequence ATGCTAAGCATCCAGAGTCACGTTTCGCTCAAACCATATAATACCTTCGGCATCGACGCCAAAGCCCGTTACTGGGTAGAAATTGAAAGTCGCGAAGATTTGCAGACCCTGCTCCAGCTCTCCGAATTTCTGACTATACCGAAGCTGATTCTGGGCGGCGGCAGCAACATTCTGCTGACGCGGAATTTCGACGGACTCGTTGTTAAAAACAGTATCTCCGGCATTGATGTTCTCCGCGAAGACGATCTGCACGTTTACGTCCGGGCCGGAGCCGGTGAAAACTGGCACCAGTTTGTGCAGTTCTGTGTCCGCAACAATCTGGCCGGACTCGAAAATCTGTCCCTCATTCCGGGCACGGTCGGGGCGGCCCCGATGCAGAACATTGGCGCCTATGGCGTTGAGGTTGAGCAGGCTTTTGAAGAACTCGAAGCCCTGAACATGAACACGGGCGAAGTCCGGACGTTCCGCCATGCCGACTGCCGGTTCGGGTACCGCGAGAGTATTTTCAAGCACGAAGCCAAAGGACTCTACATCATTACGCACGTTACTTTCCGGCTCGACAAAACCCCGACGTTCCATACGTCTTACGGGGCCATTCAGGAAACGCTCGCCGAGATGGGTATCTCCCACGACGACCTGACCATCCAGGCTATCAGCGAGGCCGTTGTCCGCATCCGCCGCAGCAAGCTCCCCGACCCCGCCCAGATCGGTAATGCGGGCAGTTTTTTCAAAAATCCGGAAATTCCGAAAGAACAGTTTGACCAGCTGAAAGCGCAGCACCCCGACATGCCCGGCTACCCGATCGGCGAGGCGGCGGTCAAAGTGCCAGCCGGCTGGCTCATCGAGCGCTGCGGCTGGAAAGGCAAGCGCGTGGGCAACACGGGCGTTCACGCCAAACAGGCCCTGGTGCTGGTCAACCACGGCGGCGCCACCGGCGAAGAAATCAAAGCCCTGGCGAAAAATGTCCAGACTTCGGTAGCCGAGCAGTTCGGCATCCGCCTGACGCCGGAGGTGAATTTTATTGAATGA
- a CDS encoding Do family serine endopeptidase has product MKSNWKVLALIALLSSAVTLAAYNLLGFNQKDVILTESAPTPIGRLAALTGPDAAPGDFTYAAEAATPAVVHIKTTITRTVRQQQIPDIFRDFFGDEFGGQGGRPQRQRGQASGSGVIISKDGYIVTNNHVVQGAEEVEVILSDKRSFKAKVIGTDPLTDLAVVQISASNLPSITLGDSDALKLGEWVLAVGYPLDLESTVTAGIVSAKGRRIGILDQNIDQNDPKPDSPVESFIQTDAAINPGNSGGALVNLRGELVGINTAIASATGYYSGYGFAVPVSLVKKVSADLLKYGNVQRGYLGIIPVELNSGRAQELKARVGRGIYINEVVEGGAAAAAGLKKGDVIVKMEGQNVDSDAQMREIIGRRRPGDIINVTVNRGGDLRDVKVELRNRNGGRDVIRREDATASAPSSLKALGADFEDLTAADAKRLGINGGVRIKRIYDGKLADTDVEEGFIIVKANGKNIRTVKELQAAMAGVREGEGLMLIGVYPNSSRMYYYAVPV; this is encoded by the coding sequence ATGAAAAGTAACTGGAAAGTTTTAGCGTTGATTGCCCTGCTTTCGAGCGCAGTTACGCTGGCCGCCTACAACCTGCTTGGTTTTAACCAGAAGGACGTTATCCTGACCGAATCGGCCCCGACGCCCATTGGTCGTCTGGCTGCCCTGACGGGTCCCGACGCCGCACCGGGTGACTTTACGTACGCCGCCGAAGCGGCCACCCCGGCGGTAGTGCACATCAAAACGACCATTACCCGTACCGTTCGCCAGCAGCAGATTCCGGACATTTTTCGGGACTTCTTCGGCGATGAATTTGGTGGTCAGGGCGGTCGTCCGCAGCGCCAGCGCGGTCAGGCATCCGGCTCGGGGGTGATCATCAGCAAGGATGGTTATATCGTCACGAACAACCACGTGGTACAGGGCGCCGAAGAAGTGGAAGTGATCCTGTCCGACAAGCGCAGCTTCAAGGCCAAAGTAATCGGCACCGACCCGCTGACCGACCTTGCCGTGGTTCAGATCAGTGCTTCCAACCTGCCGTCTATCACCCTGGGTGATTCCGACGCCCTCAAACTGGGTGAATGGGTACTGGCCGTGGGTTATCCGCTTGACTTGGAATCAACCGTTACGGCGGGGATCGTGAGTGCCAAAGGACGTCGCATTGGTATCCTGGACCAGAACATCGACCAGAACGATCCGAAGCCGGACTCTCCGGTAGAATCGTTCATCCAGACGGACGCGGCCATCAACCCCGGTAACTCGGGCGGTGCGCTGGTTAACCTGCGCGGCGAACTAGTCGGCATCAACACGGCTATCGCCTCGGCAACGGGTTATTACAGCGGCTACGGTTTTGCCGTTCCGGTATCGCTGGTGAAGAAAGTATCGGCTGACCTGCTGAAATACGGCAACGTACAGCGTGGTTATCTGGGCATCATTCCGGTTGAGCTAAACAGCGGCCGGGCGCAGGAACTGAAAGCCCGTGTAGGTCGCGGTATCTACATCAACGAAGTGGTTGAAGGCGGTGCTGCCGCCGCTGCCGGCCTGAAGAAAGGCGACGTGATTGTGAAGATGGAAGGCCAGAACGTCGATTCGGACGCTCAGATGCGCGAAATCATCGGCCGTCGTCGTCCGGGCGACATCATCAACGTGACCGTTAACCGTGGCGGCGACCTCCGCGACGTGAAAGTGGAACTGCGCAACCGGAACGGTGGCCGCGACGTAATCCGTCGGGAAGACGCTACGGCCTCGGCTCCCTCGTCGCTGAAAGCGCTGGGCGCTGACTTCGAAGACCTGACCGCGGCTGACGCCAAGCGGCTGGGCATCAACGGCGGAGTCCGCATCAAGCGGATTTACGACGGAAAGCTCGCCGACACGGATGTGGAGGAAGGCTTCATCATCGTCAAAGCCAACGGCAAAAATATCCGGACCGTGAAAGAACTGCAGGCGGCTATGGCCGGTGTGCGGGAAGGCGAAGGGCTGATGCTGATCGGTGTTTATCCGAACAGCTCCCGGATGTACTACTACGCGGTGCCGGTCTAA
- the rnc gene encoding ribonuclease III: MLPIRNLFGLGNSEDRKFRKAIAHIIGARPTNARVYQLAFRHTSASKETGIKGFKESNERLEYLGDAVLGMVIAEFLFKKFPYKDEGFLTEIRSRIVNRETLNGISRKLGLDKLIEYDGSRGRILPARTSMYGDALEALVGAIYLDKGFAFTRRFILKELLGHYDLDSLINNNLNYKSKLIEWAQREGKKIDFVIVSEKGNNQFREFIAAVTVNGEEFATGSGYSKKKAEQAAAEKACEQLELKPAANP; the protein is encoded by the coding sequence GTGTTGCCTATTCGCAATTTATTCGGGCTCGGAAACAGTGAAGACAGGAAATTCCGAAAGGCTATCGCACACATCATTGGTGCACGGCCTACGAATGCCCGTGTCTATCAGCTTGCTTTCCGACACACTTCGGCGTCGAAAGAAACAGGCATCAAGGGCTTCAAGGAATCCAACGAGCGGCTGGAATACCTCGGCGACGCCGTGCTGGGCATGGTCATCGCCGAATTTCTTTTTAAAAAATTCCCTTACAAGGACGAAGGCTTTCTGACGGAAATCCGTTCGCGTATCGTCAACCGCGAAACGCTGAACGGAATTTCCCGTAAGCTGGGTCTGGACAAGCTTATCGAGTACGACGGCAGCCGCGGCCGCATCCTGCCCGCCCGTACGTCGATGTACGGCGACGCCCTCGAAGCGCTCGTCGGGGCGATTTACCTCGACAAAGGTTTTGCCTTCACCCGCCGCTTTATCCTCAAAGAACTGCTGGGTCATTACGACCTAGACTCGCTCATCAACAACAACCTCAACTACAAGAGCAAGCTGATCGAGTGGGCGCAGCGGGAAGGCAAAAAGATTGATTTTGTGATTGTTTCGGAGAAAGGCAACAACCAGTTCCGGGAGTTCATCGCGGCCGTGACGGTCAACGGCGAGGAATTTGCCACGGGCAGCGGCTACAGCAAGAAAAAGGCCGAACAGGCCGCCGCCGAAAAAGCCTGCGAACAACTGGAGCTGAAACCCGCCGCCAATCCGTAG
- a CDS encoding ROK family protein has protein sequence MEPEQYLGIDVGGTNVKMGIVDAKTGKISNFYSHDTTSWRESGHFVDRFGDAIALQLYGNKEVKKVGIGLPGMINRDRTTPLEITAIPELDGVPLVATLSKRFPGIQFFLENDANAAALGEFYFAQEKINENYIFITLGTGVGGAAIINRKVFLGGDGNAMEPGHIPSRNGRVLERNIGKKELLDLANVRRAEFKGSTTLPTDGSISTTGLVAAAAEGDELAMNIWEEVGEMLGDGLVSLVRILDIKLILIGGGLSASYDYILPAVQKQLNYWLTPYYLKDLDLKRATLGNDAGLLGAASLCFE, from the coding sequence ATGGAGCCTGAACAGTATCTGGGGATTGACGTGGGAGGTACCAACGTCAAGATGGGCATTGTTGATGCGAAAACCGGTAAAATTTCCAACTTCTACAGCCACGACACTACCAGCTGGCGCGAATCCGGGCACTTTGTCGATCGTTTTGGAGACGCCATCGCGCTGCAGCTTTACGGCAACAAGGAAGTGAAAAAAGTGGGCATCGGTCTGCCGGGAATGATTAACCGCGACCGGACGACACCGCTGGAAATTACGGCTATTCCCGAGCTGGACGGCGTTCCGCTGGTTGCCACTCTGAGCAAACGCTTCCCCGGTATTCAGTTCTTTCTGGAGAACGACGCCAACGCGGCGGCGCTGGGTGAGTTTTATTTCGCTCAGGAAAAAATCAACGAAAATTATATTTTCATCACGCTCGGAACCGGAGTCGGCGGTGCCGCCATCATCAACCGGAAGGTCTTTCTGGGCGGCGACGGCAACGCGATGGAACCCGGACACATTCCTTCCCGGAACGGGCGCGTGCTCGAACGCAACATCGGTAAAAAAGAACTGCTGGATCTGGCCAACGTCCGCCGGGCCGAATTTAAGGGCTCGACTACCTTACCCACCGACGGCAGCATCTCTACCACGGGCCTGGTGGCGGCAGCGGCCGAAGGCGATGAACTGGCGATGAATATCTGGGAAGAAGTGGGAGAGATGCTCGGCGACGGGCTCGTCTCGCTCGTCCGGATTCTGGACATCAAACTCATCCTGATCGGCGGCGGACTTTCGGCTTCCTACGACTACATTCTGCCCGCCGTGCAGAAACAGCTGAACTACTGGCTGACCCCGTACTACCTCAAAGACCTCGACCTCAAGCGGGCCACGCTGGGCAACGATGCCGGTCTGCTCGGCGCCGCGTCGCTTTGTTTTGAATGA
- the fabF gene encoding beta-ketoacyl-ACP synthase II, which yields MPFKRVVVTGLGALTPIGNDVTSFWNNLSAGVSGAGPITKFNAEKFRTRFACEVKGLDITQFIPRQEARKMDPFAQYAVVVADEAIRDSGLNLEEIDLDKAGVIWGSGIGGLKTFQDEVSTFATGDGSPRYNPFFIPKMIADSASGLLSIRYGFRGVNYVTVSACASSGNAITDAFNFIRLGRMKLAITGGSEAAITEAGIGGFNALRALSERNDSPETASRPFDKDRDGFVLGEGAGALILEEYEHAKARGAKIYAELIGCGMSSDAYHITASHPDGLGAVKAMEDALDDAGLKAEEVDYINVHGTSTPVGDPSEAKAIEQVFGEHAYVLNISSTKSMTGHLLGAAGAIEAIASIMAIQNDLVPPTINHFTDDEAFNPKLNFTFNQAQTRPVKVALSNTFGFGGHNSTIVFRRLED from the coding sequence ATGCCCTTTAAACGAGTAGTAGTAACAGGCCTTGGCGCACTGACGCCGATTGGTAACGACGTCACCTCTTTTTGGAATAACTTATCAGCCGGGGTCAGCGGCGCCGGCCCGATTACTAAGTTCAATGCGGAAAAATTCCGCACACGGTTTGCCTGTGAAGTAAAAGGACTGGACATCACGCAGTTCATCCCTCGTCAGGAAGCACGTAAAATGGACCCGTTTGCCCAGTATGCGGTCGTTGTGGCTGACGAAGCCATCCGCGACTCGGGCCTTAATCTCGAAGAAATCGACCTTGACAAAGCCGGCGTCATCTGGGGTTCCGGCATCGGTGGCCTGAAAACGTTTCAGGACGAAGTGAGCACGTTTGCTACCGGCGACGGCTCACCGCGCTACAATCCGTTTTTTATTCCGAAGATGATCGCCGACAGCGCCTCCGGGCTGCTGTCGATCCGCTACGGCTTCCGGGGTGTCAACTACGTGACCGTCTCGGCCTGCGCCTCGTCGGGCAATGCCATCACGGACGCGTTCAATTTCATCCGCCTCGGCCGCATGAAACTGGCCATTACGGGCGGTTCGGAAGCCGCCATCACGGAAGCCGGCATCGGCGGATTCAACGCCCTGCGGGCCCTTTCCGAACGGAACGACTCGCCCGAAACGGCTTCCCGGCCGTTCGACAAGGACCGTGACGGCTTTGTGCTCGGCGAAGGAGCCGGAGCGCTGATCCTGGAGGAGTACGAACATGCCAAAGCCCGCGGGGCGAAAATCTACGCCGAGCTGATCGGCTGCGGCATGTCGTCGGACGCCTACCACATCACGGCCTCCCACCCGGACGGCCTCGGTGCGGTCAAAGCCATGGAAGATGCGCTCGACGATGCGGGCCTGAAAGCCGAAGAAGTGGACTACATCAACGTCCACGGCACGTCGACGCCCGTTGGCGACCCGAGCGAAGCCAAAGCGATCGAACAGGTTTTCGGTGAACATGCCTATGTGCTCAACATCAGTTCCACCAAGTCGATGACGGGCCACCTGCTCGGCGCGGCCGGAGCCATTGAAGCCATTGCCAGCATTATGGCCATCCAGAACGATCTGGTGCCGCCGACCATTAATCACTTCACCGACGACGAAGCCTTCAACCCGAAGCTGAACTTTACGTTCAACCAGGCGCAGACCCGCCCCGTCAAGGTGGCCTTGAGTAATACGTTCGGATTTGGTGGTCACAACTCGACCATCGTGTTCCGCAGATTGGAAGACTAA
- a CDS encoding SPOR domain-containing protein: MNTKKLSCGRNTLLSGLLACLLAAGVSSCASSKGAASGGASSEEYNSFNDDLTAVRPRYEAPARPAIPAARPATPADRPVPTKRQLPSATALHINKRLDAVLDTISRNNRSIRYAPGFRIQVYVGSERNRVDQAKVMSYQNFPELNPYLTYNQPTYRLKVGDFMRRMDAERYLSQIRQQFPSATMLADKVDIRRSLLIK; the protein is encoded by the coding sequence ATGAACACAAAAAAGCTGTCTTGCGGACGAAATACGCTTCTCAGTGGCCTGCTTGCCTGTCTGCTGGCCGCTGGCGTCAGTTCGTGTGCCTCCTCGAAAGGGGCCGCCTCCGGAGGCGCTTCTTCCGAAGAATATAATTCTTTTAATGACGATCTGACGGCGGTGCGTCCCCGGTACGAAGCGCCGGCACGACCCGCTATCCCGGCTGCCCGTCCCGCAACGCCCGCCGACAGGCCCGTTCCGACAAAGCGACAGCTGCCCTCGGCCACGGCCCTGCACATCAACAAGCGGCTGGACGCCGTGCTGGATACCATCTCCCGCAACAACCGCTCTATTCGCTACGCACCCGGCTTCCGCATTCAGGTTTATGTGGGAAGCGAGCGAAACCGCGTTGACCAGGCCAAGGTGATGTCGTACCAGAATTTTCCCGAGTTAAACCCGTACCTGACTTATAATCAGCCGACGTATCGGTTAAAAGTGGGTGACTTCATGCGTCGTATGGATGCAGAACGTTACCTGTCCCAGATTCGCCAGCAGTTTCCCTCGGCAACCATGCTGGCCGATAAGGTGGACATCCGCAGAAGTTTGCTAATTAAATAA
- the gmd gene encoding GDP-mannose 4,6-dehydratase, with translation MKKALITGITGQDGAYLAELLLAKGYEVHGIKRRSSLFNTQRIDHLYEDPHEKDVHFKLHYGDLSDSANIIRIIQEVQPNEIYNLGAMSHVRVSFDEPEYTAQVDGIGTLRILEAVRLLGLTEKTKIYQASTSELYGGVQGHAQSELTPFYPRSPYAVAKLYGYWITVNYREAYNMFAVNGILFNHESPLRGETFVTRKITRAVARIALGLQDKIYLGNLDAQRDWGHAKDYVEAMWLILQQDTPEDYVIATGQTTRIRDFVRMAFAEVGVELDFRGEGADEKGYVVSASNPDFALEVGKEVVCIDERYFRPTEVDLLLGDPTKAMTQLGWKPKYDLKALVQEMVAADVDLFKRDQILERSGHRVPNYFE, from the coding sequence ATGAAAAAAGCGCTGATTACCGGTATCACCGGTCAGGACGGGGCGTATCTGGCAGAATTGCTGCTGGCCAAAGGATACGAAGTCCACGGGATTAAACGCCGCTCCTCCCTCTTCAACACCCAGCGGATCGATCACCTCTACGAAGACCCGCACGAGAAAGACGTTCACTTCAAGCTCCACTACGGCGACCTGTCGGACTCCGCCAACATCATCCGGATCATTCAGGAAGTGCAGCCCAACGAAATTTATAACCTCGGTGCCATGTCGCACGTACGGGTGAGCTTCGACGAGCCGGAATACACCGCCCAGGTCGATGGCATTGGTACGCTGCGTATCCTGGAGGCCGTTCGCCTGCTTGGTCTGACGGAAAAAACGAAAATCTATCAGGCGTCCACTTCCGAACTGTACGGTGGTGTGCAGGGACATGCCCAGTCGGAGCTGACGCCGTTTTATCCCCGTTCGCCGTATGCCGTTGCCAAACTTTACGGCTACTGGATTACGGTCAACTACCGGGAGGCTTACAACATGTTTGCCGTCAACGGAATTCTGTTTAACCACGAATCCCCGCTCCGCGGCGAGACGTTCGTAACGCGGAAAATCACCCGCGCCGTAGCCCGGATTGCGCTCGGGTTGCAGGACAAAATCTACCTCGGCAACCTCGATGCGCAGCGCGACTGGGGCCACGCCAAGGATTATGTAGAAGCCATGTGGCTGATTCTGCAACAGGATACGCCGGAAGATTACGTTATCGCAACGGGCCAGACGACCCGCATCCGCGATTTTGTCCGGATGGCGTTTGCCGAAGTTGGCGTAGAACTGGATTTCCGCGGCGAAGGAGCCGATGAGAAAGGCTACGTCGTCAGCGCAAGCAACCCGGACTTCGCGCTCGAAGTTGGCAAGGAAGTGGTCTGCATCGACGAGCGTTATTTCCGCCCGACAGAGGTAGACCTGCTGCTCGGCGACCCGACCAAGGCCATGACCCAGCTCGGCTGGAAACCCAAGTACGACCTGAAAGCCCTCGTGCAGGAAATGGTTGCCGCCGACGTGGACCTCTTCAAGCGCGATCAAATCCTGGAGCGTAGCGGCCACCGCGTCCCGAATTATTTCGAATAA
- a CDS encoding sensor histidine kinase, with amino-acid sequence MHTLNDKWMRVAGVPLLSLLGQWMMYGYTNVPYPDDWRIPVFFVLGAVLVWEANRQGIIVSRQRYPELGQTRQRVLFQLVWFFFFAGIIRITQTLFYDLIGLWQTDDVFEIKPYFFNTLVSVIGTIQLAAMFEGIYLYQRWKVAYTEAQELKKVNLQSQLESLKTQINPHFLFNNLNSLSSLIGSAPRKAEEFLDDLSAVYRYLLQQNNRSLCPLADELQFIRAYFYLIKTRYGEGIFMKVDIDDRLLKHLIPPLTLQILFENAIKHNVISVNRPLTIRLYTRDNTLFVENNFQKKKVAVPSNGIGLQNITMKYKLLDGPPVMIQQDESRFLVGVPLMKPKVEEPV; translated from the coding sequence ATGCATACCCTGAACGATAAATGGATGCGCGTGGCCGGAGTCCCGCTGCTTTCGCTGCTGGGGCAATGGATGATGTACGGCTACACCAACGTGCCGTACCCGGACGACTGGCGCATTCCTGTTTTCTTCGTGCTGGGGGCCGTGCTGGTCTGGGAAGCCAACCGGCAGGGAATCATCGTTTCGCGGCAGCGGTATCCGGAACTGGGCCAGACCCGGCAGCGGGTCCTGTTTCAGCTGGTCTGGTTTTTCTTCTTCGCGGGGATTATCCGGATTACGCAAACGTTGTTCTACGACCTGATAGGTCTGTGGCAGACGGATGACGTTTTCGAGATAAAGCCTTATTTCTTCAATACCCTCGTATCGGTGATCGGGACGATTCAACTGGCGGCCATGTTCGAGGGAATTTATCTGTACCAGCGCTGGAAGGTGGCCTACACGGAGGCGCAGGAGCTGAAAAAGGTGAACCTCCAAAGCCAGCTGGAATCCCTGAAGACCCAGATCAACCCGCATTTTCTGTTCAACAACCTCAATTCGCTGTCTTCCCTCATTGGCTCGGCACCCCGTAAAGCCGAAGAGTTTCTGGATGACCTGTCGGCGGTGTACCGTTACCTGCTGCAACAGAACAACCGGAGTTTGTGCCCGCTAGCGGACGAGCTGCAGTTTATCCGGGCTTATTTTTACCTGATCAAAACCCGGTACGGCGAAGGAATCTTCATGAAAGTAGACATCGACGACCGCCTGCTAAAACACCTGATTCCGCCGCTGACGTTACAGATTCTGTTCGAAAACGCCATCAAGCATAACGTCATTTCCGTCAACCGGCCGCTGACAATCCGGCTGTACACGCGCGACAACACCTTGTTTGTGGAAAATAACTTTCAGAAGAAAAAGGTAGCCGTACCGTCCAACGGCATCGGGTTGCAGAACATCACGATGAAGTACAAGCTGCTCGACGGCCCGCCGGTCATGATTCAGCAGGATGAGAGCCGGTTTCTGGTCGGTGTGCCGTTGATGAAACCCAAAGTGGAAGAACCTGTATGA